In one Geoglobus acetivorans genomic region, the following are encoded:
- the ilvC gene encoding ketol-acid reductoisomerase, translated as MAKIYYDGDADLELLKGKKVAVIGYGSQGHAHALNLKESGVDVVVGLYEGSKSWKVAEKDGLVVKTVEKASEEADVIMMLIPDTVQPAVYKKYVHEALEEGNMLMFAHGFNIHYQQIIPPSYVDVTMVAPKSPGHIVRRMYQEGKGVPALVAVHQDYSGKALDLALAYAKAIGCTRAGVIETTFREETETDLFGEQVDLCGGVAELIKATWETMVEAGYQPEVAYFEALHELKLIVDLIYEGGIYAMWYSVSDTAKYGGMTRGRRIINESVKEEMRKILREIQSGEFAREWILENMAGRPSYSRLLEMEKNHPIEEVGKELRKMMPWLRGINTE; from the coding sequence ATGGCAAAGATTTACTATGATGGAGATGCAGATCTGGAGCTTTTGAAGGGAAAGAAGGTGGCAGTTATCGGTTATGGCAGCCAGGGGCATGCCCATGCTTTAAACCTGAAAGAGAGCGGCGTGGATGTTGTGGTAGGGCTTTATGAGGGAAGTAAAAGCTGGAAAGTGGCAGAGAAAGATGGCCTTGTGGTTAAGACAGTTGAAAAAGCCAGCGAAGAAGCAGACGTTATCATGATGCTCATCCCCGATACCGTACAGCCTGCTGTTTACAAAAAATATGTCCATGAGGCGCTCGAGGAGGGAAACATGCTCATGTTTGCACACGGCTTCAACATTCACTACCAGCAGATAATCCCGCCAAGCTATGTTGATGTCACAATGGTTGCTCCGAAAAGCCCCGGGCATATTGTGAGAAGGATGTATCAGGAGGGCAAGGGAGTTCCGGCGCTCGTTGCTGTTCACCAGGATTACAGCGGAAAGGCGCTTGATCTCGCTTTAGCTTATGCGAAGGCCATTGGGTGCACGAGGGCCGGGGTGATTGAGACAACCTTCAGGGAGGAGACAGAGACTGATCTCTTTGGAGAGCAGGTGGATCTGTGTGGTGGTGTTGCAGAGCTGATCAAGGCGACCTGGGAAACGATGGTTGAGGCAGGATATCAGCCTGAGGTGGCTTATTTTGAAGCCCTCCACGAGCTGAAGCTTATTGTGGACCTGATCTATGAGGGTGGAATATATGCAATGTGGTATTCCGTCAGCGATACGGCAAAGTACGGAGGTATGACGAGGGGCAGGAGAATAATTAACGAATCCGTGAAGGAAGAAATGAGAAAGATCCTCAGGGAGATTCAGAGTGGTGAGTTCGCAAGGGAATGGATTCTCGAGAACATGGCAGGAAGACCGAGCTATTCCAGACTCCTTGAAATGGAAAAGAACCACCCCATTGAGGAGGTTGGGAAGGAACTCAGGAAAATGATGCCGTGGCTCAGGGGAATAAACACCGAATAA
- a CDS encoding FAD-binding oxidoreductase: MPETKLEEKLINIFGQDDVLFGTAALKAYSTDASPFTGNALAVVRPENQFEVSELLKLAARHTIRVTPRGSGTGTSGGAVPSNSIVVDMKKMDRIEVHEEDMIAYVQAGVIIHDLKNELEKHGLFIPPEPGSVRIATIGGFVANNGGGKRGLKYGSIKNFVTGIEAVLPDGDIISTGSRTHRNPECAAGIFAGSEGRLGIITGIYLKTLPLPESRHTALVRVSELSELPVILKKILKLLPDAVEFIDRRCVELLDLGTGELIAVEFFTSESEMDKLGIRYEKLEGGEERKFWEMRETLGVEIAKKGTRIYAAEDFAVPFSKLAGFINAVYSLEEKYNAEIYIYGHLDTANIHPAIVSDDFRHSLMFAEELYSIAEKFEATIGEHGTGRRWDVRGDELYRRLKRCLDTGNILNP; the protein is encoded by the coding sequence GTGCCAGAGACCAAGCTTGAAGAGAAGCTGATCAACATATTTGGTCAGGATGATGTCCTGTTCGGCACTGCAGCTCTCAAAGCGTATTCTACCGACGCAAGTCCTTTTACAGGCAATGCTCTGGCGGTTGTAAGGCCAGAAAACCAGTTTGAGGTTTCAGAACTTTTGAAACTGGCAGCTCGTCACACAATACGGGTAACACCGAGAGGCAGCGGAACTGGTACTTCGGGTGGCGCGGTTCCCTCGAACTCGATTGTGGTGGATATGAAGAAAATGGACAGAATTGAAGTTCACGAGGAAGACATGATTGCATACGTTCAGGCTGGAGTGATCATCCACGATCTGAAAAACGAGCTTGAGAAACATGGGCTATTCATTCCCCCAGAGCCGGGAAGCGTGAGAATCGCAACCATCGGGGGTTTTGTGGCCAATAACGGTGGAGGAAAGAGGGGACTGAAATATGGTTCAATAAAAAATTTTGTTACGGGAATTGAGGCTGTGCTGCCAGACGGTGATATCATCAGCACTGGCTCCAGAACCCACCGGAATCCGGAATGCGCTGCAGGTATATTTGCAGGGAGTGAGGGGAGACTGGGGATAATAACAGGAATATATCTCAAAACCCTCCCACTCCCGGAATCCAGACACACCGCACTTGTGAGAGTGTCTGAACTCTCAGAATTACCCGTCATTCTGAAAAAGATTTTAAAGCTGTTGCCTGACGCCGTGGAGTTCATTGACCGCCGATGTGTTGAATTGCTGGACCTGGGAACCGGAGAACTTATAGCTGTTGAGTTCTTCACGTCCGAATCAGAGATGGACAAACTGGGCATAAGATACGAAAAGCTTGAGGGTGGAGAAGAACGGAAATTCTGGGAAATGAGAGAGACCCTCGGTGTCGAGATAGCAAAAAAGGGGACGAGAATATACGCCGCAGAAGATTTCGCTGTTCCATTTTCCAAGCTCGCCGGATTCATCAATGCCGTGTATTCTCTTGAAGAGAAATACAACGCTGAGATATACATCTACGGCCACCTCGATACAGCAAACATCCATCCCGCAATAGTCTCGGATGACTTCAGGCATTCGCTGATGTTTGCGGAAGAACTGTACAGCATTGCAGAGAAATTTGAGGCAACAATTGGAGAGCATGGGACTGGCAGGAGGTGGGATGTGAGAGGAGATGAGCTTTACAGGAGGTTGAAAAGGTGCCTCGACACCGGGAACATACTGAATCCGTAA
- a CDS encoding H/ACA ribonucleoprotein complex subunit GAR1/NAF1, translating into MLKKIGRVLHISKTGNVILSSVPDYLPKEGSPVYNKRMEKIGFVYDIIGPVKNPFLVVKPFKRRIIEEDILFTVVEDGRGRKGKGKGNRKEGKRKGAGKKGGRKRRNN; encoded by the coding sequence GTGCTAAAAAAAATAGGAAGGGTTTTGCACATATCAAAAACGGGTAACGTGATACTATCGTCAGTTCCGGATTACCTCCCAAAGGAGGGTTCTCCAGTATACAACAAGAGAATGGAGAAGATTGGCTTTGTTTACGACATTATCGGCCCGGTGAAGAATCCATTTCTGGTTGTAAAACCCTTCAAGAGGAGGATTATCGAGGAGGATATTCTTTTCACGGTGGTGGAAGATGGTAGAGGTAGAAAGGGTAAGGGAAAAGGAAATCGAAAGGAAGGAAAGAGAAAAGGAGCTGGAAAGAAAGGAGGTAGAAAGAGAAGAAACAATTGA
- a CDS encoding radical SAM protein encodes MIGILDGYVDEPSCLGVPPYISPYPRYIAGMLEKLGLSWKYATVDEYRKNPSIFEKADKIIVIAGIAVPGKYLGGKPLSLRELPAVYPEKEKILVGPITLELDEEIDGYEILQFPFEHALYERLGGEVRDLSRNFVNEFAVLGARVVRQHPDYPHVVCEIETYKGCYWKKCSFCIERIHRVSMRSPHMVIAEMKALYNQGVRHFRLGNQTDFFTYMGDFSKEFPRPDPEFMKNFHRAIWKECPKIKTLHLDNVNPKTIAEYPEESREIIKTIVMYQTPGNIAAMGMESADEAVIEKNNLLATPDDVLFAVELINRYGKNVGYNGLPYFLPGLNFVFGLKGETKKTFEKNYEFLMDLLERDLLVRRVNLRQVKVFPSTPMAETGDRNVRKHKKYFKIYKERIRRDFDRVMLEKIVPKGRLLTDLRVETVEGKISYARQAGTYPLLVGLVGVFERNTILDARVIDYGRRSVTALPKIDINSATLLQIESVPGIGKGTVSKIALSRPVKDISDLEKIIEDKARILEKYFHIPSS; translated from the coding sequence ATGATAGGGATACTCGACGGCTACGTGGACGAGCCGTCATGCTTGGGTGTACCTCCCTACATATCACCCTACCCGAGGTACATCGCAGGAATGCTCGAAAAACTCGGGCTGAGCTGGAAATATGCCACAGTAGATGAGTACAGAAAAAACCCATCAATCTTCGAAAAAGCAGATAAAATAATCGTCATTGCTGGAATAGCCGTCCCGGGAAAATATCTCGGTGGCAAACCACTATCCCTGCGAGAGCTACCTGCAGTTTATCCTGAAAAGGAGAAAATCCTGGTGGGACCCATCACACTTGAACTTGACGAAGAGATTGACGGCTATGAAATTCTGCAGTTCCCCTTCGAGCATGCTCTGTACGAAAGACTTGGGGGAGAAGTCAGAGACTTGAGCAGAAATTTCGTTAACGAGTTTGCAGTTCTCGGAGCAAGGGTTGTCAGACAGCATCCGGATTACCCCCATGTGGTGTGTGAGATAGAGACGTACAAGGGCTGTTACTGGAAGAAATGCAGCTTCTGCATAGAAAGAATCCACAGAGTGTCTATGAGATCTCCGCACATGGTCATAGCAGAGATGAAAGCCCTTTACAATCAGGGAGTCAGGCACTTCAGGCTTGGAAACCAGACAGATTTCTTCACATACATGGGTGATTTCTCCAAGGAGTTTCCCAGACCTGACCCGGAATTCATGAAAAATTTCCACCGGGCAATATGGAAGGAATGTCCCAAGATAAAAACACTCCACCTCGACAACGTGAATCCAAAAACGATTGCGGAGTATCCTGAGGAGAGCCGGGAGATTATCAAGACGATTGTGATGTACCAGACGCCCGGCAATATAGCCGCAATGGGTATGGAAAGTGCCGATGAAGCGGTCATAGAAAAGAATAACCTGCTCGCAACACCCGACGATGTTCTCTTCGCAGTGGAGCTTATCAACAGATACGGAAAAAATGTGGGGTACAACGGCCTTCCCTACTTCCTCCCGGGATTGAATTTCGTTTTCGGCCTTAAAGGTGAGACGAAAAAAACATTCGAGAAAAACTACGAATTTCTGATGGACCTGCTCGAAAGAGATCTGCTCGTCAGAAGGGTTAACCTGAGACAGGTAAAGGTTTTTCCGTCAACGCCAATGGCTGAAACCGGTGACAGGAACGTGAGAAAGCATAAGAAATATTTCAAAATTTACAAGGAGAGGATAAGAAGAGACTTTGACAGAGTCATGCTCGAGAAGATCGTCCCAAAAGGCAGACTGCTTACAGACCTCAGAGTTGAGACAGTGGAGGGAAAAATCAGTTACGCAAGACAGGCAGGAACATACCCGCTGCTCGTCGGTCTCGTTGGAGTCTTCGAAAGAAACACGATTCTGGATGCCAGAGTGATAGATTACGGGAGGAGGAGTGTAACGGCTCTGCCGAAAATAGACATAAACAGCGCCACATTGCTGCAGATCGAATCTGTACCGGGTATAGGAAAGGGGACAGTTTCAAAAATAGCCCTGAGCAGACCTGTAAAAGACATATCTGATCTCGAAAAGATTATTGAGGATAAAGCCAGGATTCTTGAAAAATATTTTCACATACCCAGCAGCTGA
- a CDS encoding transcription initiation factor IIB, translated as MVEVERVREKEIERKEREKELERKEVEREETIEVCPECGSPRLIRDYRRGEFLCQDCGYVIEETFIDSGPEWRAFDSEQKEKRARVGAPITYTIHDKGLTTIIDWANKDYYGKAISVRNRAQLFRLRKWQRRIRISNATERNLAFALSELDRLASALGLPKSVREIASVIYRKAVEKNLVRGRSIEGVVAAALYAACRQAGVPRTLDEIAAYSRVDRKEVGRTYRFIARELGLKLMPTSPADYIPRFCTALGLSGEVQKKAIEIIKKAEEKELTSGRGPTGVAAAAIYIASILSGERRTQREVAEVAGVTEVTIRNRYKELAEKLGIEIIL; from the coding sequence ATGGTAGAGGTAGAAAGGGTAAGGGAAAAGGAAATCGAAAGGAAGGAAAGAGAAAAGGAGCTGGAAAGAAAGGAGGTAGAAAGAGAAGAAACAATTGAAGTCTGTCCCGAATGCGGAAGCCCACGACTCATCAGAGACTACAGAAGGGGCGAATTCCTCTGTCAGGATTGTGGTTATGTTATTGAGGAGACGTTTATCGACTCCGGTCCGGAGTGGAGAGCCTTTGACAGCGAACAGAAGGAGAAGAGGGCAAGAGTTGGAGCGCCCATTACATACACCATACACGACAAGGGACTTACAACCATAATAGACTGGGCGAACAAGGATTATTACGGCAAGGCAATTTCGGTCAGAAACAGGGCTCAGCTATTCAGGCTGAGAAAGTGGCAGAGAAGAATAAGAATAAGCAACGCTACCGAGAGAAACCTTGCCTTTGCTCTTTCTGAGCTTGACAGGCTTGCATCAGCTCTCGGTCTGCCGAAAAGTGTGAGAGAGATTGCATCCGTTATCTACCGAAAGGCGGTGGAGAAGAACCTGGTGAGAGGGAGGAGTATCGAAGGTGTTGTTGCTGCTGCACTCTATGCGGCATGCAGACAGGCTGGCGTTCCGAGGACCCTCGACGAGATAGCGGCATACTCAAGAGTTGACAGAAAGGAGGTTGGAAGGACATACAGGTTCATCGCGAGAGAGCTGGGACTCAAGCTGATGCCTACAAGTCCGGCAGACTACATACCGAGATTCTGCACGGCCCTTGGACTGAGCGGAGAGGTCCAGAAAAAGGCGATTGAGATCATCAAGAAGGCTGAGGAGAAGGAGCTTACGAGTGGTAGAGGGCCTACCGGAGTTGCTGCTGCGGCAATATACATTGCATCCATACTCAGCGGAGAGAGGAGAACTCAGAGAGAAGTTGCAGAAGTAGCTGGAGTCACAGAAGTTACAATCAGAAACAGGTACAAGGAGCTGGCCGAAAAACTCGGAATCGAGATAATACTCTGA
- a CDS encoding OadG family protein: MDPAYVVAYGILTVFFTLAILTFAIWSLSLIFGRVRRPEKEHPSGRTDVNLVAAAVSAVKAFEEEGITVPEIEREGTSWKMSYRW; this comes from the coding sequence ATGGATCCAGCGTACGTTGTGGCGTATGGGATTCTGACAGTATTTTTTACGCTCGCTATCCTCACGTTTGCTATATGGTCGCTCTCACTGATTTTCGGGAGGGTAAGAAGACCAGAAAAAGAGCACCCTTCTGGCAGAACAGACGTGAATCTGGTTGCCGCTGCGGTCTCAGCTGTTAAAGCTTTCGAAGAAGAGGGCATAACTGTGCCTGAGATAGAAAGAGAGGGGACCAGCTGGAAAATGTCCTACAGGTGGTGA
- a CDS encoding heterodisulfide reductase-related iron-sulfur binding cluster, with product MPRHREHTESVNIWALRCAKCGRCIVDCPTYLATKWEHLSPRGRIILSFHAENDSELIKSTFSCLTCAMCEVVCPSGVEVTNLLETARKRFVEIGAVPERLSEFFGKMDRSGNPYGIDVETYDPSGQVDILYYPGCTSLLREREIFESSVKILKKLGVRFAIEFKYCCGSTTLRTGGSEKFARRNFERLREIVEKTGAKRIIVSCPGCYRTIAKDYRKFGEIGAEVQHMVEFLAENAAKLGLRRENIRIAFHDSCHLARHMKVVEEPRVVLRRMGTLVEAEQHGLSSFCCGGGGGVKLSYRDISRAVRDMRVAQLKKTEAEVIITSCPYCYRNLKNSGGGLNIKDITIFIAERLKE from the coding sequence GTGCCTCGACACCGGGAACATACTGAATCCGTAAACATCTGGGCCTTAAGATGTGCAAAATGTGGAAGGTGTATTGTTGACTGCCCCACATACCTCGCAACAAAGTGGGAGCATTTGAGTCCGAGGGGGAGAATCATCCTTTCGTTTCACGCTGAAAACGACTCCGAGCTGATAAAATCGACGTTCAGCTGCCTGACATGCGCGATGTGCGAGGTTGTCTGCCCCTCAGGAGTGGAGGTTACAAACCTGCTTGAAACAGCAAGAAAGAGATTCGTTGAAATCGGTGCTGTGCCTGAGAGACTGTCAGAGTTTTTCGGAAAAATGGACAGATCAGGAAATCCTTATGGAATTGACGTCGAAACCTACGACCCTTCCGGGCAGGTCGATATCCTGTACTATCCGGGATGCACATCCCTTCTGAGAGAGCGTGAAATTTTCGAAAGCAGCGTGAAAATTCTGAAAAAACTTGGTGTGAGATTTGCGATAGAGTTCAAATACTGCTGCGGGTCCACAACACTGAGAACGGGAGGAAGTGAAAAATTTGCGAGAAGAAACTTTGAGAGATTGCGAGAAATCGTTGAAAAAACAGGGGCAAAAAGGATTATTGTATCGTGTCCGGGTTGCTACAGAACAATTGCAAAGGATTATCGAAAATTCGGTGAAATTGGTGCAGAAGTTCAGCACATGGTGGAATTTCTTGCAGAGAATGCCGCCAAACTTGGTCTGAGAAGGGAGAACATCAGGATTGCTTTCCACGATTCCTGCCATCTGGCCAGGCACATGAAGGTGGTTGAAGAGCCGAGGGTCGTGCTGAGAAGGATGGGGACGCTGGTGGAGGCAGAACAGCACGGTTTGAGTTCGTTCTGCTGTGGAGGCGGTGGGGGCGTTAAGCTCTCGTACAGGGACATTTCCAGAGCCGTCAGAGATATGAGAGTTGCCCAGCTCAAAAAAACTGAAGCAGAGGTTATCATAACCTCCTGCCCGTACTGCTACAGAAACCTGAAAAACAGCGGGGGAGGATTAAATATAAAAGATATCACCATATTCATTGCCGAGAGGTTGAAAGAATGA
- the moaC gene encoding cyclic pyranopterin monophosphate synthase MoaC: MFSHIDSEGKARMVDVSKKEDVLRVARAEGYILLRKETIRAILENRVAKGNVLNTAIVAGTIAVKKTSELIPLCHPLQITSVSIDFEVHEDRIKAVCEVKYVGKTGVEMEALVGVTNALLTVWDMVKSLEKDEKGQYPFTRITDVRVVEKIKEK, from the coding sequence ATGTTCAGTCATATTGACAGCGAGGGTAAGGCGAGAATGGTTGATGTCAGCAAAAAGGAGGATGTTCTGAGAGTTGCGAGAGCGGAGGGGTACATTCTGCTCAGAAAGGAAACCATCAGGGCAATTCTCGAAAACAGGGTTGCAAAGGGGAATGTGCTGAACACGGCAATCGTTGCCGGCACAATTGCAGTCAAGAAAACTTCGGAGCTGATACCCCTGTGTCATCCCCTTCAGATAACCTCGGTGTCCATAGACTTTGAGGTTCACGAGGACCGGATAAAGGCAGTCTGTGAGGTGAAATATGTGGGAAAAACTGGAGTAGAGATGGAAGCGCTTGTTGGTGTTACGAATGCTCTTCTCACAGTCTGGGATATGGTCAAATCTCTTGAAAAGGACGAAAAAGGCCAGTATCCGTTTACAAGGATAACTGATGTTCGGGTCGTTGAGAAAATTAAGGAAAAGTAA
- a CDS encoding radical SAM protein, producing the protein MIGLSKMVGGEITVSERLTYGGREKIPKKLVEASRKPIPVTVWNVTARCNLKCVHCYADAGAKKEGELTTEEAKEFIDDLAEMKVPVLLLSGGEPLMREDIFELIEHAKSKGLYVSLSTNGTLINDDVAGRLAELKVDYVGISIDGLPGTNDRFRGLRGAFDRALNGILNAKEAGLLTGIRFTVTRLNLREVPEVIDLLVEHEIPRFCLYHLVPSGRADFEIDIDFKERRNLMEWLFEKAIELRDSKEKTELLTTDNPADGVFFYLKLKEMDDSLAEDALRFLRYRGGDSSGFRIADVDMFGNVHPNQFWFDHTVGNIRERKFSDIWLNPEDELLIKLRKKTEYIRGRKCGSCRFKSVCGGFRLRAMRFGDLWGDDPSCYLYEEEIGLA; encoded by the coding sequence ATGATCGGTCTGAGCAAGATGGTTGGTGGAGAAATCACTGTCTCGGAAAGGCTCACGTATGGTGGCAGAGAAAAGATTCCGAAAAAACTCGTTGAGGCCAGCAGGAAGCCCATTCCGGTTACTGTCTGGAACGTCACGGCGAGATGCAACCTTAAGTGCGTTCACTGCTACGCCGATGCTGGAGCGAAGAAAGAAGGAGAGCTTACAACCGAGGAGGCAAAAGAATTCATCGATGATCTGGCAGAGATGAAGGTCCCGGTTCTGCTTCTCAGCGGTGGAGAGCCGCTGATGAGGGAGGATATCTTCGAATTGATAGAACATGCCAAATCAAAGGGCCTTTACGTATCCCTGTCAACAAACGGAACGCTCATAAACGATGACGTTGCCGGAAGGCTGGCCGAACTGAAGGTTGATTATGTCGGTATAAGCATAGACGGTCTTCCAGGCACAAACGACAGATTCAGAGGATTGCGGGGCGCATTTGACAGGGCTCTGAACGGAATTCTGAACGCAAAGGAGGCAGGGCTCCTCACAGGAATAAGGTTTACCGTTACCAGGCTGAACCTCAGGGAGGTTCCGGAAGTAATAGACCTACTGGTAGAACATGAAATTCCGAGATTCTGCCTGTATCACCTCGTTCCTTCTGGAAGGGCAGACTTTGAGATAGACATCGATTTCAAAGAGAGAAGAAACCTCATGGAGTGGTTATTCGAGAAAGCAATAGAGCTGAGGGATTCCAAGGAAAAAACGGAGCTTCTAACAACAGATAATCCGGCAGACGGAGTGTTCTTCTACCTGAAACTGAAGGAAATGGATGATAGTCTTGCCGAAGACGCACTCAGATTCCTGAGATACAGGGGAGGGGATAGCTCGGGATTCAGGATAGCTGATGTTGATATGTTCGGAAACGTGCATCCAAACCAGTTCTGGTTCGACCATACGGTGGGAAACATAAGAGAAAGGAAGTTCAGCGATATCTGGCTTAACCCCGAAGATGAGCTGCTCATAAAGCTAAGGAAGAAGACGGAATACATCAGAGGAAGGAAATGTGGAAGCTGCAGATTCAAGAGCGTATGTGGAGGTTTCAGACTGAGAGCCATGAGGTTTGGGGACCTGTGGGGAGACGATCCAAGCTGCTACCTGTACGAGGAGGAGATAGGGTTAGCTTAA
- a CDS encoding sugar phosphate nucleotidyltransferase, producing MKAVIMAGGYATRLWPITKTKAKPLLPLGKKTIIDHIYEKIKPFGFDIIVSTNLRFREDFERWAEDKDVELVIENTTKEEEKLGAVRALHEVTSTFDDEVLVIAGDNIFSFGLDDFVNRYEEIKKPLIALYDVGDYDLARRYGIAILNGEKIVSFEEKPEKPKSTLAGIGIYALDRETKDMLGDYVRGERKDNLGDFISWLIDRREVYGFVFDNGNWYDVGNPDSYLGAMKVYLTHSVSEDVEIDRTSKIIEPVVIEGGVKIKRRSIIGPYAYIGRNCEIEASDISDSVIFDEVILRKTKVWRSIIDEKCEIRNLELSGSIIGGHAKIQRGE from the coding sequence ATGAAGGCAGTGATAATGGCAGGTGGATACGCAACGAGACTGTGGCCCATAACTAAGACCAAGGCCAAACCGCTTCTTCCCCTCGGGAAAAAAACCATAATTGATCACATTTACGAGAAAATAAAACCGTTCGGTTTTGACATAATCGTCTCGACAAATCTCAGATTCAGGGAGGATTTCGAGCGATGGGCAGAGGACAAGGATGTTGAGCTCGTGATAGAGAACACAACAAAAGAAGAGGAAAAACTCGGAGCTGTCAGAGCGCTGCATGAGGTTACAAGCACATTTGATGATGAGGTTCTGGTTATTGCCGGAGACAACATATTCTCTTTCGGGCTTGACGATTTCGTAAACAGGTACGAAGAGATAAAAAAACCGCTCATAGCCCTGTATGACGTGGGAGACTACGATCTTGCCAGAAGGTATGGTATAGCCATTCTTAACGGAGAAAAAATTGTTTCGTTTGAGGAGAAACCGGAGAAACCGAAAAGCACGCTTGCGGGCATAGGAATCTATGCGCTCGACAGAGAGACCAAGGACATGCTCGGAGATTACGTCAGGGGAGAGAGAAAGGACAACCTGGGAGACTTCATTTCATGGCTGATTGACAGGAGAGAGGTTTACGGGTTCGTTTTCGACAACGGTAACTGGTATGATGTCGGAAACCCGGACAGCTATCTCGGAGCGATGAAGGTGTACCTCACACACAGCGTCAGCGAGGATGTTGAGATTGACAGAACATCCAAGATCATCGAACCGGTTGTGATAGAGGGGGGCGTGAAGATAAAGAGAAGAAGCATAATCGGCCCCTATGCGTACATTGGCAGAAACTGCGAGATTGAGGCGAGCGATATCAGCGATTCGGTTATCTTCGATGAAGTCATACTGAGGAAAACGAAGGTCTGGAGGAGTATAATTGACGAGAAGTGCGAAATCAGAAACCTCGAGCTCAGCGGTTCAATCATAGGGGGACATGCGAAAATCCAGAGGGGAGAATGA